The nucleotide window CATTCACATTGCAGTAGATGCATTCCATGCTGTTTTAGTGGGCTCTCCCTGTGCCACTGAATGTTAATGTTAATTTCTATTACGATCTGATCTTCGTCTTCATGGAATTTTCTAGTcctcaaaatttgtttgaaaatgttaaaattttttttctttccaggcTTGCTCTTGGCAGCTTTGTAGAAGAATACAATAACAAAGTGCAAATTGTATCACTCGACGAGGACTCATCAGAATTTAGTCCGAAATCAACCTTCGATCATCCTTACCCCACCACTAAAATTATGTGGATACCGGACAGTGTAAGTTGACGTCTTTGACAAATAATGATAAAATGTGAATGTCAAATTACTGACTCACATTATGTGTCCACAATAAGATTTGTACTTAAGATTGTCTTTATACTTAATGAAGCATGTGATAGAAACCCAAGAAAAGTAATTATTCAGTGAGAAATCATATTTGTGTCTCCAGTGCAGTCATACAGTGTTCGCTCGCATTCACTCCTTATTTGCTGTTCCAGCAAGAGATACTTATTTCACCTTTTTTGTTTGGAGCGTGGAAAAAATGTAACATAAGTTTAATGAGTGCATTGtgttgaccgattttcaaaatcagaCTATGCTGTAAAAACATAACAACATTTCAATCAGTGTGTcgaccttttttcaaaaacccaaTGCTTGCAGAAAATTGCTGAGATCTAGAAAAGTGTGCCCCTCTTGTGACACCTTGGGAGGGGTTTGAatataattcaattttctttcaaattttcaagtcagTGAATAACCTCAAACTATATGAAATTTCTTATTTGTACCAGGGAGTCTACAAATTTTGCATTATCGAATCATTTCTCCTACAATGTCTAGGAGGATTGACTTGTTTCTTTTACTACGGAGACTTCTCAAATGTTAACTCGTGATGTCTATACATCATccctttttttgtgtgtgtaggGAGTCAAGAAAGAAGGTactggaaggaaaatatgtatttaaaacCATTCTTTAAGGGCTCGAAAGTTTTTTTCTACATCCTTGTCAGTACTTGAAATCTTTCAATAATTTCTTAACAGTCCTTAATTTGGGTTTTGATAAAAAGCTGTCCTGCTTCTCTCTTAACTCTATCACATTTACTCAAGAGAAGGAATCTCCCAGACATTCATTTCATAATGTGCCCACCTCTAATTGTAAGTCTTGTTCATCTTAATTTGAGTTTTTGATCTTGTCTGATTGCAGAAAGGTGTATTTCCTGATCTATTAGCTACAAGTGGGGACTACTTAAGGGTCTGGCGAGCAGGAGAACCTGAGACAAGACTGGAATGTGTACTCAACAATGTaaatctttttacttttttcatcatAATAAGAATTATTTATCAGTCTCTATTGATAGTATTTAATTATAAGATCACTGTCAACGATAGAAGTTTTATGAGAAGAACTGAGAGATCCTTGTCATCGATATTGTCTGCCGAGTTAATGTGAGGTATCAAAGTAGGCATCCTAAAGAGTTGTACCTCTGCATGCAGTATATTGCTCATGCTTGCTGCAGATTTCCATTAATACAACAAAACTGGTTTTCAGCATgtaaatttgtcaatttttatcattttttcaaatggtatttcatttttattttggaaacaagataaaatattaatgaaattccaaaaatgcatCTTTTGCACAAGGACagttttaaatatcattttacAAGTTTAGCTTGCCAGCTCAATTTTGAGTGTTTCAAACTGCCGCAGAAAATAGGTCCAGCAACCTCAAGACTGTCCaaacaaaaagtaaataaaaccTCAGGATTCAAAGTGTCAGGAGCTAAATGACACAACCTTAGTTATtctgatttgaagaaaaagataCAAGATTTATTGCTTCAATTCTGTATTCcagtcaatgggcctgttgcaaacttttgctagagcaaaaataagagttgtttcttgtagataatgcctcaaaaatcacgatgagcgcatcggcaaagtctgaaatgcactcataacttcacaatctgcgtaagaaatttgcgtttttttaagcttcccgcttcaaaaacgatactacggcacaggtgaacattttgttagaggagtcgctccatcgtcggcgatattcatcatggccgacgcttgcacgcagttccgcgcgtaattcaaggagagttcaaggtcaatcaattcgggcgtggaaaatatgaacgttaacacaccgattgttatctggtctaatccagttcaggtgttatctcgtcccatcaaacgtgttttggcggattggcgtcggctatgatgattattgccgacgatggaacgactcctcttacaaaatgttcacctgtgccgtagtatcgtttttgaagcgggaagctcaaaaaaccgcaaatttcttacgcagattgtggagttatgagtgcatttcagagtttgccgatgcgctcatcgtgatttttgaggcattatctataagaaacaactcttagttttgctctaacaaaagtttgcaacaggcccattgtataATGTGTCGGGAAAAAGTATTTGTACTCATACATCAATATCTTTTACAGAACAAGAATTCAGATTTTTGTGCCCCCCTTACATCGTTTGATTGGAATGAAGTTgatccaaatttaattggaacaTCCAGCATTGACACAACATGCACGATTTGGGGGCTTGAAACAACCCAGGTATTTATATGTTCCATAAAATCAATTCAAAGTTGTAGCTTTAAAAacgatttaaaataaaaatacatatattttttttaactatagGCTCACCGACTACCAATCTAAGACACTTGACATTGATTTGTCTCTGAAAGCCATAAGTCTGTTCAGCCATAggggccattcataaaatatttaatgctaaatatcaaattttttgacccccttctcccccttgtaacgctttcgTGAGGTAGGTCTCTCTCCTTTAGCACATAATAACAAAATGGCACAAAGCTCTCCTCAATCCCCCTTTCTCCCTAGAGCATTATGtatttaatggagaatttgctcaTGATGGTATTTCACCGTAGTATTTAACTTAAAAAAGATGCTGAGCATGCCAAAAGCCCTTGAAAGTGGATCCCAGTGAGTACAGGAATATATCATTAATGTTCAAGTGATTTCTTAGCATGGTTATCAGTTAAATATATGTCACAAACATAATAaatgaaaatcaatgataatCTTTAAAATAGCTAACAagaatttccagaaaatcaGCCTGTAGTTTTAAGTTTATCAAAACAATAACATTCATCAGCTGATCTTAAGATCTGTCTCTTTCCAAACATTTACAATTGAGATCTGGAATGATACAAACTCAAAGATTTTAAAACTGCATCAAAAAGTAAAACTTCTCTTGAAATAATTGGgtgaatttcaattattcatAGGTTGTTGGTCGAGTGAACTCAGTCGCTGGTCACGTGAAGACACAGTTGATCGCCCACGACAAAGAAGTTTACGATATTGCGTTCAGTCGAGCGGGTGGTGGACGAGACATGTTTGCGTCAGTGGGTGCAGATGGCTCCGTTCGAATGTTTGACCTGAGGCATTTGGAACATTCTACAATCATCTACGAAGACCCTCAACACACACCTTTGTTAAGGCTTGCCTGGAATAAACAGGATCCTAATTATTTAGCAACTGTGGCAATGGATGCCTGTGAGGTATGATAAACCTTTATTTTTCACCTAAGCTGGCACAAGTTTTAAAACTTAGCAAACATCTTTGCATTTCTATACTTACTGATTCAGgacaatgaaacaaaaaaaaaattatatttccaCATTTCCTTTAAGCCATGAGAGACAGCAATTAAAAATTCAGTGTGTCCAAAATATCACtgttgaaactgcaaaaacacatTCCTTACTTGCGGTGTTCCAAATgcgtattttatcgaaagagGATGGTTATCTCACATtatctctttaaattttcatagatttttccTCACACAGAAAGGAATAATCAAACGAGCCTTCAAGGAACAatatcaaatattttcttttaagtaaataaattatgacCAGAAGTCTGGAGCATCGCAAAACGTGATTCACGTTTTTGCAGCCTCACCGTCAACATGTAATCTTGCACTTCATCGAAAACACCTCCCCctcctccaaagaaaaaaatcttcatcATAAGTCCTCCAATGAGATCATAAAATTACCTGTTTTTTTGTTAAGCGTTATGATGGATGAGCCCCTGTCACTGGTAGTTTTGAATCTTCTTTAACTCCTATGAAACCCTCAGCATCCGAAGTTTTTAAGCTCATACTACTGAGAAATGAAAGTCCATATTTCCAAGTAGAGAATTGCAGTATATTTTACcttaatttaaagtttaaattttgatggaaatctGAGAACCAAAAAAAGACTTCTGTGTCATAGATTGTAGTAACCAAAATCACTGAGATACATAATGGTACCTATTAGTtctgattttcttcttttggaagaatcatttttttaatatgcaCCCTCATACTATCAATTTGGATGGAATGATTTCAAACCATGCCTCATTGTTCCAGGTTATAATATTAGACGTTCGAGTTCCATGCACTCCAGTTGCAAGACTCAACAACCATCGAGCGTGTGTGAATGGCATCGCCTGGGCACCACACTCTTCGTGCCACATCTGCACAGCAGGTAAGAATTGTCGTTTTAATATTCCACAGCTTACACTAATATACTCTCAATCCTATACGAGACTGGGAACCATATTCTGTCCCAAATAAATGTTGAGGTGTAAACCTTTTGTTTTAAGAAAGAAGCATAACAAGAATAAATGGCACCATTTAAATGCAACAAGGGAAAATTCCCTGTGAAGTGAATGAATAatgaattgtaatttttgttacaCTATTGCATTAACATGTTCACTGTCAACATGTTTTTGCGTACTTATTGTTGCCGTAGGCTAGAAGAACATGCCAAAAAGGCAAAATGCAAATGCTTCAAACCACAGTTGCCACCATGCTAGTGCTTCCCTTTGGTTACACTTGTAACTAGAACTCTAGAATTAATTCAATAGACGAGCCACCGACttgattttcagtaaaatacaatgaaaaaacCACTTTATTTAAATTATGCTGTTTACCTGTGAGATATATTTACCTCAAAGATGAACGAAGCATACTAAAGTCATCATTCTAAATCATAATCATACTGCTGTTCAGAAAATCGAGCAAAATACATTTCTTTTACACTAAAAAATAACAGTGGCAACTAAGACTCAGAACTGCAGGGATATCTCAGCTCTAATAAGTAGATATGCGCAAGTAAAAGACAGCTTTCTAAATAAAGAACCTACACGGGATGGACTTCATTTGGGAAAATTTATCCAATTTAGACTACGAACAATCGTAATTCGAGTTGAAAAGCAATGAAAATATGGAGTGCTCAAAATTCCAGTACACCGACTGTTTGCTGCAACCTGACGCCATTGCAACAGAGTCAAATTTTGTGCAATGTTAACAGTATGTAATGCTCAACTTGAACCATTATTTTAAATGTTGTCTGTGAATTTTGATACTTTTAGGTGATGACCATCAAGCATTAATATGGGACATCCAGCAAATGCCAAGAGCAATTGAAGATCCGATCCTGGCCTACACTGCCGCAGAAGGCGAAATCAACCAAATACAATGGGGTGCAACCCAACCAGACTGGATAGCCATCTGCTATAATAAAGCACTTGAAATCCTGCGAGTGTAAAAAACATTGAATCTTATCCAATGCCCTGTAAatttttctcatgtaaaaatgggggaaattTGTCGACGATTGTAGTTTGTATCAAACTGTTAGGAGTGTAACTTTTCTTTCGTGTGTTCTGTCTGATCCTGTCGCTGGAATTAGCGATATTTCTCAGTATTAAATCATTCTATCTTCAACAGATGTATTccaaagaaagagaggaagagacTAAATGCTTTAGATAAGTGCCCTTAGTGGCCAAAATCTTGTACTTGAGTGAGTTGTCCAGTCAGCTGAATCAAATTTTGGTTGTTTGTACTCATGGATTAGTATGAATTAACTACATTGATCCAAAGCAAAAGTATTTGTCTTCTATCATCAGATAAATGACCCTCTGAACATTGGTCATGGAAGTTCTTGGTGGATGATATCCTGGGTCTAATGAGAATACATTGTGGTTTTCTCCACTATAGTCTTGATGGGTACAACCTTTGCAAATGCCTGCTTGATTAGATTTATGAGAGAGTCACACAATTTTCAAcacatctctctctctctccctctctcttctTAGAAAGGAttagtatttttccatttagaTTCCtgcatcagtttttttttaaagaaaagaaacaatATGCCTTTCACAATCGTATCagctcatatcgacggtgtaagtcggcaatcacataactcgtttgcggtgtctgaaaatctccgcctctatgtttttttttttttaaagagaacaaattgacatcattccttgaagtttatgcagaattttctttgcacagagaagaaaaatcacggaagttttaaagaattgccgttgagtagttttccatttaaaaaataacgtatgacaggaagtctgcgacgtcgcaaaccgagttatgtgattgccgacttacaccgtcgatatgcatctTTGAATTAAACTTTAAACTTATAATGACAATAAGGAGTACCAAAGTTATCTGGAAGGACAAGTCCCTTCCCCCATGATCCCCCCTGTTCTGTCTTTATAGCTTGAACttccagaaataaaaaaagtgaaaatcattTTCACGTAATCGGTTTTGAAGCACATCCTCAGGTTTTACTTCTATGTATCACACTGTTCGATATGCACGTCAAATTAAAGCCATTATCAAAATTGAAGTAATCAGAGATACTATAGGAGATCTAAAATGGTAGTCTGAAGTAATGAAGATTTATCGTTGGAACATGAAATGTAAATGAGGTCAAACGGATGTTATCCATCCTGAGGGCTCTAGAATAAATCACAAAGtactattttctttttccagttaATTTTAATGTGTCTATAACGATATCAAACTGATTTAATTCAGTGAAGTTGCCAAATACTGTGATTTCATGCTTTACGAAAAAGCTGAATGAACTCTAAATTTTCACTCTTCATTCCCCAGCATTTTTGAGGTCCTCTGAGAGCAGTCATCATACTGTTGGCAGCTTTTAAATAATAGTAGGTTGTTCACAGTTACCACACTTTATTTCTTATCcagaaatggagaatttgtagttgtctaaaatttaatgactttaatgtttaaatggaaactatCGAGTGAACTTAGCATGAAACTATCCTTGTTTCTACATTGAAGGAGTTATGACCaaatgacctaatctgctaaaatacatgtgtttaaatggggtATGCCGCCTGATGATGTGTCAAGGCGgtatattttctcacttttaagaatatttttgtaCAATATCGTATATcgtatatcagaaaaaaattgtaaaaaatacaggAAGTATATCTCAGTGAGCACTCCCAGATAAagtattaaacattttttgtgtATATTCTCCATTAAAAAGATGTAACATAATATTCGACATGCCAATCTGTATGATGATACACTGATGCTAGTCAAATTACGTCACACTGAATTATTGCCTGCACTTTTTGGCTGTGGAGCCACCCGACAACGATACCCGACCGTAATTGCCTCAGCGCAGGCGAACATCGCAATATTAGAGTCTTAGCAAAATAGTGATGGTTATTTTTTATCCTGATCAGCATGCTAGTCAAAGTATTGGGCCTATGTGCAGGTCATTacattgaattttgatagtaaAAGCTTttagataattaaaaaaaagtacctaataTTTGTCCAAAACAGAAAGTTTCTGCTGCTTTCCTCAGCCCTTAGGAGCATTATTCAATGCCTATAGCTGGGGAAACCCTTGTTCCTATACAAACAATTCATAGGtttattttacaagaaacttattttcttttctatcagcatttttcaaatttcatttaagAAGCAATGGTTTATCTCTTTCCTAAAAATAGATTAAATCCAACCAGTCACAGTCGGTCCAACCAGcagtctctttttttaaaatgatagaTGTTTCATCTTCAAATAATGCAATCTATCAGTACAAGatgcagaaaattatttttgctttgTTACTTCATATCTTCGTTAATCAAaactctttttccttttttacctGAATGTTGTACTTTTCGTTTTGCAagaacaataattttttttatactcgAAAAGACTTTCAGGCAGAAACTGCCAGAAGTAAAATAACTGTATAAAGCtaattttaaggtcagaaatatttcagagaatACTCTAAGTTTTTATGAATGTCAAGTGCGAAAGTGTACATATaggataaatatattttacaatgTGTATCACATAATTTGATCTGACTTGAATCTTGTAAATTTATTTTGTCTGTATTGTGAAAAATTAGTTCAATTGTAAGCATTTATATAATCTGGCAGTGCTTTGATCAATAAGAATTTTTAccctatttttactgttttactATTCCTTTACCAACAGCCTCATATTGTTAATAGAGTGGACGCGTTACAAAAGTTTTATCATGTCATTCTCTCAATAACTTGGGTAGGGCTGCtgcattttatgaaaaaagacAAATGGGAGAGGGGAAATATCACCTAGGGTGCCATGTTCTTAGCAACTCAGATTCTAAGCAGATAGGGTAAATAAGAAGATAACCTGTTTTAATTCAAATTAAGATCTGATCTTGatgaaaaagtttttaaaagcaGGTGATGGACTCAAGATTTCTAAATGGACAAGTGGACCAAATCACATGCTTTAAGATGATTATTCAGGACTCGTAAATGTAGTACCTATGAAATATTGGCCAAtatctttcttaatttttttttttgttttatcggGAAATTTCAATTCCCTTATTACAATGCTTTTCCATAAAGAGAGTGGCTTAAGGGACTCTTGCTGGACCCCCTTGCAAAAAGTACTTTGGGCCTCATCCCACCACCCCTTCCCCCTCTCTCAGAGCCTATGTCAaggaaattttcgatgaaatctTCCCTAACACCCATGTATTTTTAAGTATGCAAATTACAGGGATTATCTAGGGACCCCAAGGATCGCAAGGGGAATCTAAGAACCGAAATTTGGcgaataaagaaaagaaaatctttTTATACAACCAAAGCAGGAGGTAGCAGCCTTTCAGCTATTGATACTTGAAAATTagtccttttttattttttaaaaaaaaaaaaaaaaaaaagaaaagaaaagtgaaaagaaacGAAGTGACAAGAATAGGTAAATCAGAGGGGGTTCCATGGTAGAGAAGGCCCAAAGTTTGAGCCCAATCCGCACAATTAAattaaggagggaaaaaaattaccgGCTGTCATGACCCTGCAATCCCTGCATAGCATGCTTCTTTCTCCGCCTTATTGTTTGAAATCTCAGTTTAGTAATGTCATGAGCTCTCAAATATGTTCAATTTTATCTCTTCTCGACTCAAAAAAAAGTTACCTCACCCATTTATACGTTTTTACCTTTAATTGCAAAAGGAGACTTACatgaaaaaagtatgcagcccaTCCCCCTAGTAATTATGTCGCGCTCGCACGGTGGCGTAGAAGTTAGAAGAGAATATAAGGCTTAACGTGGCGCCTTGAGAACTCTGTGTAGAGGAAAATCGATACGCGTGcgtaaaaggagaaaataatctGAGCTTTGTGCTTGCGGGCGCTTTTTGTTGGCGCACGGATGCACTTGGAGCGCTAGTGTGAGATTCGAAAGTTGCTCGCCAGAGTGCGCTGCAACGAGGAGTACTACCAGCTCCAGCCTGAATACAGTCCAATTACTTTCGGACTGCTTTTGCACAGCGGATTGTAGGATCGTGATAATACCTCCATCTTGTAGGACCTGTTAGTACTTCGTTCCGCGAGGTCGCCCGATCGTGGACCGTTCTTCGTTCGGATTTCGGAATGTCAGTGGCATAGACATTGAATCATTTCACCGTGCCGTTTGTTTTCTAGTGTGCTAATTTCTAGTATTCGTTTCATATTCATATCTCGCTGTTTTTCGAAGTTCGCGCAAGTGTCATACTGACAAGTGATAAGGATGTAGTGTTTCTTCTCATTGATACGGTCATGCGAGAGACCAGCAGCTGATAGCAGTTTCCTGTGTTACGATACTTCTTTCAACTCGCGTTTCGTTGTGTTTATCAGTATGCCTCTGTTTGGGAGGAGAGATCCTTCCAAAAGGAAAAAGGACGGAAAGGACGAGAAAACTGACAAGATGCCGTCAGTCGAGGACAAATATATTCTCAAGGAGTTGCTCGGAACGtaagtgaacattttgtcaATCACCTTGACTACCATTCTTTCAGCCCAAATTTGGGATTGCAGCATGCCAAGAGCTGTAAACTCCGTTTTGCTTGATTTCTCCGAGTCTTCTTGACCTCCTCCATCCCTACTTTTCTATTTGAAGGAGTATTCTGTTGTTTTGATCATTCAGCAGGTGGTCTTTACTGTTTGTTTACATCCAAGTTCAACTGCACTGATAACAGGGTTTCTCCTCTCTAAATCTACACAATATGGAAGACTTACTCTCCTGGTTTGCCTTTTAAATCGTGGATGGTATCCAAGgaggaaaactggaaaaatctaTTCATCCATTGCTTATTGCCACTTACTCTATGCTGATAGAAATCTAAACCAAAGGCCTTTTCGAGCCTCAAACACGGTAAAAACGTCTGCTTACCTACACGATCGGGGACTAACTTAAATATAGTTTGACGATAAAGAACATTTAGGTATTTCGTCTCTACATTAAGATTCAGAATTTTGGAATCCACTGGAACTGCTATATCGGCATGTCATAggtattttttctcaattttcaaattctgtcaGAAGAAAATGTATGCTCGGTTGATCAGGACAACATTGTGATATCCAATTTTTCCATATGTGGATAAGTTCTTCCTACTCACTGGAGTGCAGTAGAACCCAGTTATATACCAGACAAACAACCGTTTCCCTAATAGGGCTCAACGAGATAACTAAATCCAGTTGAGAATGTAGATTGGAAATTGCCGCTTTCAGGGATCATTCTTATGGTCATAAGAAGCCCTTTTAGAAGGGGAAGCACTCTGGGGTCCGTGCAggaaccaagatggcggccgttaaagatggcCGCCGAgcgttttttcagcgcgctatATCTCGGAAACTGCGTGTCCGATTTTCGTTTTCTTGGTCTCGTTTTGAAGCTAAAATGCTTCTCCAGAAGTCTACCTCATAAATTGTTTCGCCTAAGGCACACATAAACGGtcattaggaaaattttgaaattttgaaatttcaaccaaTTTTCAAGAGCGTATAATTATTTAACACGCGAGAAAATGGCGTTTTTGCCTTAAGTAACGGCGATGGGAAATTATCTgacgtttaatttgataccaaaacaatttttttgcgtcAAAAATTGCACCCGCTAGAGCAATTTAAGTGAGCGTCGCGGCACGCGGTGCGCGGTGAAAACGGCGGAATACGGGCAATTAACGCGCTACGCAAGTCATACGCGCGCTATATCTCGGCACATTCTCgtccgattttcattattttgggcTTGTTTAGAAGCTATGTTGAAAGTCAACGAGTGTTACGGATATACTTGCGTTTTTCCTCCGACTTTTCCGGGTATTTTCCAAATGAATAGATAATGttcaaattgccaaaatttacaACGACGAATAATTTTCAATCGGGTGGAGAAACAAACCTCCTCTCGTGATTTGTAGAAAGATCATTTTCTGACGTTTAAAATGATACCACAACCATTTTTGTGCGATGATAAATAAATCCATGAGCTCAATTTGAAGCGCACCGCCGCGGCAAGCACTTTCCGTTCGTAGGCGTTTTGACCCGAttcgtcgccgcgccgcgcctcaTGCAACCTAATTGGACGCGACTTTGCGTGACTTCCCGGATTCTAAGACAGATTCTTGATAAATTGCGATGTACAGAGGGTTATCTCACTTCCATAAAACTTAATTTGTTTATCAAGATGAATTTTCATCGGTATAGTTGGTATATACGGAGGGGAAAAGGGAcagaaattcgtaaaaatcaacATGAAAGCGTATTCTCTTTTGGCCTTGGGGTATTTGTTGTCTGGTAAAGACGTGATATGAAATGGCCTGAAAGATTGACTAGCTGTTTTCGATGGGGTTATTTTATGATATCTCTGGCACAAAACGGAGCCTTCAATAACGGAGGTATGGCAAAGAATATTTGTACATCATCATATCGAATAAATTGCACCAATTGCAATGATTTATAAAGATAATGACAAGTAATAGAAtgtttttctgacattttttctgagtatttaaattttttgtgattttaattTGAAGTTCCTACTTATGATCATGACCGTAGTTGGAGCAGGGGGCATGGAGGGCTTGACTCCCCTAGAATCGAAATTAGTATCATCTTGCCCTCCCGAGCAGTGCTGTTCGGCGGAAAAGAACTTCCGTCATACATTTGTCTCTGCCACATACAGTGGCTCATGaatcctctgtttttttttcaaat belongs to Bemisia tabaci chromosome 6, PGI_BMITA_v3 and includes:
- the wap gene encoding DDB1- and CUL4-associated factor 7 codes for the protein MAVHGATPKRKEIYKYEAPWPLYSMNWSVRPDKRFRLALGSFVEEYNNKVQIVSLDEDSSEFSPKSTFDHPYPTTKIMWIPDSKGVFPDLLATSGDYLRVWRAGEPETRLECVLNNNKNSDFCAPLTSFDWNEVDPNLIGTSSIDTTCTIWGLETTQVVGRVNSVAGHVKTQLIAHDKEVYDIAFSRAGGGRDMFASVGADGSVRMFDLRHLEHSTIIYEDPQHTPLLRLAWNKQDPNYLATVAMDACEVIILDVRVPCTPVARLNNHRACVNGIAWAPHSSCHICTAGDDHQALIWDIQQMPRAIEDPILAYTAAEGEINQIQWGATQPDWIAICYNKALEILRV